The Poseidonibacter lekithochrous region TCCTCTCATAATACAGTTAAAATAAATGATATTGAACAAAGCGAAGTATGGGGTGGTTTTAGAGTTGCCAAAAGAGCTAAAATATCTAAATTAATAGAAAAAAAAGATTATATTGAATCTTCTCATGATGGATATAAAAAATATGGAATTACTCATACCCGGAAATGGTTCTTTTCAAATGATAGTATTAAAATTGTAGATAGTATAAATAAAAGTACATCTGCTATTGCTTCGATACATTTTTATCCTAGTATTACAGATGAAATAATTAAAAAGTATTTAAAAATATCTGAAAATTACAATATTAAAGAATATAATTATTGTTTAGGATTTAATAAGTTTGAAAAAGCACTGAAAATTGAGATACATTTTGAGAAAAGTTTAGAAATGGAAATAATGATATGAAAATTTTATTTATAACAGATAATTTTACACCAGAAGTTAATGCACCTGCAACAAGAACATATGAACATCTAAAAGAATGGATAAAAGATGATTTAATAGATATAACTGTACTTACATGTGTTCCTAACTTTCCTCATGGAAAAGTATATGAAGGGTATAAAAATAAACTTTATCAAAAAGAAAACATCGATGGTATTGAAGTTATAAGGATTTGGAGTTATATGACTTCAAATAGTGGGTTTGTAAAAAGAGTTTTAGATTATACTAGTTTTGCCGCTATGGCTTTTTTTGTTGGATTATTTAAAAAATATGATTTGATTATTGCTACTTCACCCCAGTTTTTTACAACTTGGACTGCATGGGGATTAAGTAAAATTAGAAGAAAGCCCTGGCTTTTTGAGTTGAGAGACTTATGGCCAGAATCTATTAAAACTGTAGGTGCCATGAAACAAGGTAAAGTAATAGAATTTTTAGAAAAAATTGAGCTATCACTTTATAAGGACTGTGATAAAGTTATTGCTGTTACAGATGCATTTAAATCAAATCTTATATCAAGAGGGATTGATAAAGATAAAATTGATGTGGTTACAAATGGCTCAAATGTTGATTTATTTTATCCAAGAATAAAAGATAAAGAATTTTTAGCAAAGTTAAATTTAGAAAATAAGTTTATTATTGGTTATATAGGAACTCATGGTATGGCGCATAGTTTAGATTTTATTGTAAAATCAATATCTAAAATAAAAGATGATTCTATACACTTCCTATTTATAGGTGATGGTGCTATGAAAAATACAATTGTAGACTTATCCCAAGAATTAAAATTAGGTAATATTACTTTTTTAAATCCAATTAGGAAAGAAGATGTGCCAAAGTATTTATCTATATGTGATGTTTCACTTGCTCCACTAAAAAATGAAGATAATTTTAAAACAGTAATACCTTCAAAAATATTTGAAGCATCTGCTATGCAAAAACCTACACTTTTAGGTGTTGAAGGACAAGCTCAAGAGATAATAGAAACATATAATGCTGGTCTTTGTTTTGAACCAGAAAATGAGATTGATTTTCTTAAAAAAATTGAACAAATGCGTGATGAAAAATTGTATCTTGAACTACAAAATGGTTGTCAAATTCTTGCTAATGATTTTGATCGAAAAAAATTAGCAAATGAAATGCTAAATATAATTAAAAATTTAGATACAAACCGATAATATAAATGATGATTATTTACTATTTACTATTTATATTCTTATTATCGGTAATTTTCATTAAATTAATAATGAAAAATGCAACAGATTTAGGTCTTAGTGATATACCTAATGATAGAAGTTCTCATACTACTATTACTCCTAGAGGTGCTGGCATTGGATTTGGTGGAGCTTTTTTTCTTTCAAATTTTATATTTAATTTTTCTTTTTTTATTGAAAATGGATTAGTTTTTTTATCTATTTTTTTGGTTTTTCTTATAGGAATACTAGATGATCATAAAGATGCTAGTCCAAAAGCTAAGTTTTATGTAATAATGGTTGCTACATTGTTAGTATTTTTTGATGACATTGCTATCTATTCACTTGGTAGTTTTTTTGGATATGAAATTTCGCTTTGGTATTTGTCGCTACCTTTTACTATATTTGCCTTAGCTGGATTTACAAATGCATTAAATCTTATTGATGGTTTGAATGGGTTAGCGACTAGTGTATCTATTATCATTTTAAGTTCCTTTTTATATATTGGTTATGTAAATCAAGATGAACTTATTATTACTATCACTTCTAGTATTATTGTTGGATTAGTAGCCTTTTTGTTTTTTAATTGGAATCCTGCATCTATATTTATGGGAGACAGTGGAAGTTTATTTATAGGCTTTATTATATCTCTGGTTGCTGTTATTTCTACCCAGTATATACATCCTATCACAGTATTATATTTAGGGGCAATACCCATTTTGGATACTGTTGTAGTTATGGTTAGACGTATAAAAAAAGGTTTATCTCCTTTTTCTCCTGATAAAACACATATTCATCATATTTTATTGAGATTTTTCAGTAAGAAAGTAAAAAAAACTGTTTTATTTATTATCTTAATTCAAATACTCTTTTCATTAGTTGGGGTGATGCTAGCTTTAAATTCAGATAAATTATCATCTGGTATTTCATCATTTATAGCTCTTATTGCTTTTATTGGAATAACAATATTTTTTTATATGATATTTACAGGTATGCAAAAGAGACAGAAATTAATTGAAAAGCTATCCAATAGAAAAAAGAAGAACAAAAAGTGAAAGTACTAGTAATAGGTGATGCAGGATATATAGGCTCTCATACACTTATTGAGTTAGATAAATCAGGATTTAATTTTGTAGTTTTTGATAATCTTTGTAATTCTTCATTGAAAAGTTTAAAAAGAGTAGAAAAAACTATAGGAAAAACTATAGGTTTTTAGAAGGTGATATTAGAGATTTAAAAACTTTATCCTCAGTATTTGAAAAATATGATATAGATAGTGTTATTCACTTCGCTGGTCTTAAAGCAGTAGGTGAATCTGTAGAGAAACCTCATATGTATTATGATAATAATATTAATGGTACTTTGGTATTATGTAAAGTTATGAAAAAGTATGGATGTAAAAAAATAGTATTTTCTTCTTCAGCTACAGTATATGGTGATCCACATACTACTCCAATCCAAGAAAACTTTCCTATAGGAACTACTACAAACCCTTATGGTAGAACAAAGTACTTTATAGAAGAGATGCTTAGAGATATATATGTATCTGATAATACAAATAAAATAGTACTACTTAGATATTTTAATCCTGTTGGTGCTCATGAAAGTGGTACTATAGGAGAAGATCCAAATGGTATACCAAATAACTTAATGCCATTTATTTCTCAAACTGCAGTGGGGGAAAGAGAATATTTATCTGTTTTTGGCGGTGATTATGATACTAATGATGGAACAGGAGTTAGAGATTATATTCATGTGGTTGATTTAGCTTTAGGTCATGTAAAAGCCTTAAAAAATATGGATAGCATAGATGATGTACTTGCCGTAAATCTTGGTACTGGTAATGGTTACAGTGTTTTAGATATGATAAAAGCATTTGAAAAAGCAAGTGGTAAAAAAGTACTATATAAAATAGTTGAAAGAAGAGCTGGAGATATTGCCAAATGTTTTGCAGACCCATCTTATGCTAAAGAAGTATTAGATTGGGAAGCTTCACGTGGAATAAACAAAATGTGTGAAGATACTTGGGCTTGGCAGTCAAATAATCCAAATGGGTATAAAGCTTAATAGTTTTAATTTAGTTAGTATTTAACAAACTTTGGTTAAAATTATTAATTTATAATTGGCAAAGGAAATACTTAGATTGAAGATATTAGTAACAGGAACAGCCGGGTTTATTGGATTTCATCTTGCCCAAAAACTTCTAAATAGAGGTGATGAAATAGTAGGTCTTGATAATATCAATGACTATTATGATACTAATC contains the following coding sequences:
- a CDS encoding glycosyltransferase family 4 protein; translated protein: MKILFITDNFTPEVNAPATRTYEHLKEWIKDDLIDITVLTCVPNFPHGKVYEGYKNKLYQKENIDGIEVIRIWSYMTSNSGFVKRVLDYTSFAAMAFFVGLFKKYDLIIATSPQFFTTWTAWGLSKIRRKPWLFELRDLWPESIKTVGAMKQGKVIEFLEKIELSLYKDCDKVIAVTDAFKSNLISRGIDKDKIDVVTNGSNVDLFYPRIKDKEFLAKLNLENKFIIGYIGTHGMAHSLDFIVKSISKIKDDSIHFLFIGDGAMKNTIVDLSQELKLGNITFLNPIRKEDVPKYLSICDVSLAPLKNEDNFKTVIPSKIFEASAMQKPTLLGVEGQAQEIIETYNAGLCFEPENEIDFLKKIEQMRDEKLYLELQNGCQILANDFDRKKLANEMLNIIKNLDTNR
- a CDS encoding MraY family glycosyltransferase, producing MKNATDLGLSDIPNDRSSHTTITPRGAGIGFGGAFFLSNFIFNFSFFIENGLVFLSIFLVFLIGILDDHKDASPKAKFYVIMVATLLVFFDDIAIYSLGSFFGYEISLWYLSLPFTIFALAGFTNALNLIDGLNGLATSVSIIILSSFLYIGYVNQDELIITITSSIIVGLVAFLFFNWNPASIFMGDSGSLFIGFIISLVAVISTQYIHPITVLYLGAIPILDTVVVMVRRIKKGLSPFSPDKTHIHHILLRFFSKKVKKTVLFIILIQILFSLVGVMLALNSDKLSSGISSFIALIAFIGITIFFYMIFTGMQKRQKLIEKLSNRKKKNKK